In Streptomyces sp. SID8374, one genomic interval encodes:
- a CDS encoding NAD(P)/FAD-dependent oxidoreductase: MAPDSRGTTPGTRPGVRILVVGGGYVGMYTALRLQRKLKQRLKSGDAEIVVVTPEPYMTYQPFLPEAAAGSISPRHVVVPLRRVLDHCTIVIGEAGRIDHAKRTATVTTLATAEDGTGALEIAYDEIVIAPGSVSRTLPVPGLADFGIGFKTVEEAIGLRNHVIEQMDIASATRDPAIRDAALTFVFVGGGYAGVEALAELEDMARYTARYYHNIKPTDLRWILVEASDRILPEVGEAMGRYAIGELRGRGVDVRLETRLDTCEDRVAVLSDGSRFPTRTLVWTAGVRPAPLLAATDLPFTERGRLRCTATLAVEGMPHAWAAGDAAAVPDLTAAEPGRETAPNAQHAVRQAKVLADNVLATLEGRGPKEYRHSYAGSVASLGLHKGVAHVYGRKLKGYPAWLMHRTYHLSRVPTFNRKARVLAEWTLAGLFKREIVSLGSLEHPRAEFELAAGGGPAAPQRPGTLPRPDADGSPEDPPGGVPPRPSR; encoded by the coding sequence ATGGCTCCAGATTCCCGGGGGACGACCCCCGGCACCCGGCCAGGTGTGCGCATTCTCGTCGTCGGCGGCGGCTACGTCGGGATGTACACAGCGCTGCGTCTCCAACGGAAGTTGAAGCAGAGACTCAAGAGCGGGGACGCCGAGATCGTGGTCGTCACGCCCGAGCCGTACATGACGTACCAGCCCTTCCTCCCCGAGGCGGCCGCCGGATCGATCTCGCCCCGCCACGTGGTCGTACCGCTGCGCCGCGTCCTGGACCACTGCACGATCGTCATCGGCGAGGCCGGACGCATCGACCACGCCAAGCGCACGGCGACCGTCACCACCCTGGCCACGGCGGAGGACGGCACCGGCGCCCTGGAGATCGCGTACGACGAGATCGTCATCGCCCCGGGATCCGTCTCGCGCACCCTCCCCGTGCCCGGCCTCGCCGACTTCGGCATCGGGTTCAAGACCGTCGAGGAAGCCATCGGGCTGCGCAACCACGTCATCGAACAGATGGACATCGCCTCGGCCACCCGCGACCCCGCGATCCGCGACGCCGCCCTCACCTTCGTCTTCGTCGGCGGCGGCTACGCGGGCGTGGAAGCGCTCGCCGAGCTGGAGGACATGGCCCGCTACACCGCGCGGTACTACCACAACATCAAGCCCACGGACCTGAGATGGATCCTGGTCGAGGCCTCCGACCGCATCCTCCCCGAGGTCGGTGAGGCCATGGGCCGCTACGCCATCGGGGAGCTGCGCGGCCGAGGCGTCGACGTACGCCTCGAAACCCGACTCGACACCTGCGAGGACCGCGTCGCCGTCCTGAGCGACGGCTCCCGCTTCCCCACCCGCACGCTCGTATGGACCGCCGGCGTCAGACCGGCACCGCTCCTGGCCGCCACCGACCTGCCCTTCACCGAACGCGGCCGGCTCCGCTGTACCGCCACCCTCGCCGTCGAGGGAATGCCGCACGCCTGGGCCGCGGGCGACGCCGCCGCCGTCCCCGACCTCACCGCCGCCGAGCCGGGCAGGGAGACCGCCCCCAACGCCCAGCACGCCGTCCGCCAGGCGAAGGTCCTCGCCGACAACGTCCTCGCGACGCTGGAGGGGCGCGGGCCGAAGGAGTACCGCCACTCCTACGCGGGATCGGTCGCCTCCCTGGGCCTGCACAAAGGCGTCGCCCACGTCTACGGTCGCAAGCTCAAGGGATACCCCGCCTGGCTGATGCACCGCACGTACCACCTCAGCCGGGTGCCCACGTTCAACCGGAAGGCGCGCGTCCTTGCCGAATGGACCCTGGCCGGACTCTTCAAGCGGGAGATCGTCTCCCTCGGCTCGCTCGAACACCCCCGGGCCGAGTTCGAACTCGCGGCCGGTGGCGGCCCGGCGGCCCCGCAACGCCCCGGCACCCTGCCCCGCCCCGACGCCGACGGGAGCCCGGAGGACCCGCCGGGCGGAGTGCCGCCCCGCCCCTCCCGCTGA